In one Saimiri boliviensis isolate mSaiBol1 chromosome 21, mSaiBol1.pri, whole genome shotgun sequence genomic region, the following are encoded:
- the L3MBTL2 gene encoding lethal(3)malignant brain tumor-like protein 2 produces MEKPSRNEETPSSEPMEEEEDDDLELFGGYDSFRSYNSSVGSESSSYLEESSEAENEDREAGELPTSPLHLLSPGTPRSLDGSGSEPAVCEMCGIVGTREAFFSKTKRFCSVSCSRSYSSNSKKASILARLQGKPPTKKAKVLHKAAWSAKIGAFLHSQGTGQLADGTPTGQDALVLGFDWGKFLKDHSYKAAPVSCFKHVPLYDQWEDVMKGMKVEVLNSDAVLPSRVYWIASVIQTAGYRVLLRYEGFESDASHDFWCNLGTVDVHPIGWCAINSKILVPPRTIHAKFTDWKGYLMKRLVGSRTLPVDFHIKMVESMKYPFRQGMRLEVVDKSQVSRTRMAVVDTVIGGRLRLLYEDGDSDDDFWCHMWSPLIHPVGWSRRVGHGIKMSERRNDMAHHPTFRKIYCDAVPYLFKKVRAVYTEGGWFEEGMKLEAIDPLNLGNICVATVCKVLLDGYLMICVDGGPSTDGSDWFCYHASSHAIFPANFCQKNDIELTPPKGYEAQPFHWENYLEKTKSKAAPSRLFNMDCPNHGFKVGMKLEAVDLMEPRLICVATVKRVVHRLLSIHFDGWDSEYDQWVDCESPDIYPVGWCELTGYQLQPPVAAEPATPLKAKEATKKKKKQFGKKRKRIPPTKTRPLRPGSKKPLLEDDPQGARKISSEPTPGEIIAVRVKEEHLDLASPNKASSPELPVPVENIKQETGN; encoded by the exons ATGGAGAAGCCCTCGCGTAATGAG GAGACCCCATCTTCAGAACcaatggaggaagaggaagatgatgaCTTGGAGCTGTTTGGTGGCTATGATAGTTTCCGAAGTTATAACAGCAGTGTGGGCAGTGAGAGCAGCTCCTATCTGGAGGAGTCAAGTGAAGCAGAAAATGAGGATCGGGAAGCAGGGGAACTGCCAACCTCCCCACTGCATTTGCTCAGCCCTGGGACTCCTCGATCCTTGGATGGCAGTGGTTCTGAGCCAG CTGTCTGTGAGATGTGTGGTATCGTGGGTACAAGGGAAGCCTTCTTCTCCAAGACCAAGAGGTTCTGCAGCGTCTCCTGCTCCAGGAGCTACTCCTCGAACTCCAAGAAAGCCAGTATCTTGGCCAGATTACAG gGAAAACCACCGACCAAGAAAGCCAAAGTCCTGCACAAAGCCGCCTGGTCTGCCAAAATTGGAGCCTTCCTCCACTCCCAAGGGACAGGACAGCTGGCAGATGGGACACCAACAGGACAAGATG CGCTGGTCCTGGGCTTCGACTGGGGGAAGTTCCTGAAGGATCACAGTTACAAGGCTGCTCCTGTCAGCTGTTTCAAGCAC GTCCCCCTCTATGACCAGTGGGAGGATGTGATGAAAGGGATGAAGGTGGAGGTGCTCAACAGTGACGCCGTGCTCCCCAGCCGGGTGTACTGGATCGCCTCTGTCATCCAGACAGCAG ggTATCGGGTGCTGCTTCGGTATGAAGGCTTTGAAAGTGATGCCAGCCATGACTTCTGGTGCAACCTGGGGACTGTGGATGTCCACCCCATTGGCTGGTGTGCCATCAACAGCAAGATCCTAGTGCCCCCACGGA CCATCCATGCCAAGTTCACCGACTGGAAGGGCTACCTCATGAAACGGCTGGTGGGCTCCAGGACGCTTCCCGTGGATTTTCACATCAAG ATGGTGGAGAGCATGAAGTACCCCTTTAGGCAGGGCATGCGGCTGGAGGTGGTGGACAAGTCCCAGGTGTCACGAACTCGCATGGCTGTGGTGGACACGGTCATCGGGGGTCGCCTACGGCTCCTCTACGAGGATGGCGACAGTGATGACGACTTCTGGTGCCACATGTGGAGCCCCTTGATCCACCCAGTGGGTTGGTCACGACGTGTGGGTCATGGCATCAAGATGTCAG AGAGGCGAAATGACATGGCCCATCATCCCACCTTCCGCAAAATCTACTGTGATGCCGTTCCTTACCTGTTCAAGAAG GTACGAGCTGTCTACACAGAAGGTGGTTGGTTTGAGGaagggatgaagctggaggccattgacCCCTTGAATCTGGGCAACATCTGCGTGGCAACTGTCTGTAAG GTTCTTCTGGATGGATACCTGATGATCTGTGTGGACGGGGGTCCCTCCACAGATGGCTCAGACTGGTTCTGCTACCACGCCTCTTCCCACGCCATCTTCCCAGCCAACTTCTGTCAGAAGAATGACATTGAGCTCACACCCCCAAAAG GTTATGAGGCACAGCCTTTCCACTGGGAGAACTACTTGGAGAAGACCAAGTCAAAAGCCGCTCCATCGAGACTCTTCAACATG GATTGCCCAAACCATGGCTTCAAGGTGGGCATGAAGCTGGAGGCCGTGGACCTGATGGAGCCCCGGCTCATCTGTGTGGCCACGGTGAAACGGGTGGTGCATCGGCTCCTCAGTATCCACTTTGATGGCTGGGACAGCGAGTATGACCAGTGGGTGGACTGTGAGTCCCCGGACATCTACCCCGTCGGCTGGTGTGAGCTCACCGGCTACCAGCTCCAGCCTCCTGTGGCTGCAG AACCAGCCACACCTCTGAAGGCCAAAGAggccacaaagaagaaaaagaaacagtttggGAAGAAAA GGAAAAGAATCCCACCGACCAAGACGAGGCCCCTGAGACCAGGGTCCAAGAAGCCCCTGCTGGAGGACGACCCTCAGGGTGCCAGGAAGATCTCATCGGAGCCCACTCCTGGCGAGA TTATTGCTGTGCGTGTGAAGGAAGAGCATCTAGATTTGGCCTCGCCCAACAAGGCTTCAAGTCCAGAGCTGCCTGTCCCCGTTGAGAACATCAAGCAGGAAACGGGTAACTGA
- the LOC120361498 gene encoding large ribosomal subunit protein eL39-like, with the protein MSSHKTFRIKRFLAKKQKQNRPIPQWIRMKTGNKIRYNSKRRHWRRTRLGL; encoded by the coding sequence ATGTCGTCTCACAAGACTTTCAGGATTAAGCGATTCCtggccaagaaacaaaagcaaaatcgtCCCATTCCCCAGTGGATTCGGatgaaaactggtaataaaatcAGGTACAACTCCAAAAGGAGACACTGGAGAAGAACCAGGCTTGGTCTGTAA